The sequence below is a genomic window from Deltaproteobacteria bacterium HGW-Deltaproteobacteria-6.
ACATGCCAGGCGCGCGCAGGATTTCGGCACGGACGCGGTAATCGCCACCGGCCAGGAAGCAGCGGCGCATGGTGAAGATGTCACATCGCTGGTTTTGATTCCGCATCTGGCCGAAAATCTGAAAATTCCGGTAATTGCCGCCGGCGGTTTTGCAGACGGCCGGGGAATCGCCGCGGCACTTGCTCTGGGCGCGGAAGGCGTGGCCATGGGAACAAGGCTGATGACGACCAAGGAAAGTCCCCTGCATGAAAACTACAAAAAAATGACGCAGGAAAAAGAAGTTTATGACACGTTGTTTTCCAAGCGCTTTGACGGCATTTTATGCCGGGTCATGAAAACGGATGCGGCCAAACAGGCAATTAAAAAAGGTTTGAGCTGGCCGGGAGCTTTCTTTAACTCACAGGAAATCGCCCGTCAGGTGGGCGTTCCCTACTTTAAACTTTTCATCGGTGTTCTGCTTTCCGGTTATTCCAATGCCAAACAGCTCGCCTACATGGCCAACGCTTTCAAAGCGATTAAAGTTGCCACCGAAGAAGGCGATTCGAAAACGGGCGTGCTGCCGGTGGGGCAGGTACAAGGATTGATTCACGATCAGCCGACCGTCGCGGAACTCTTTGAAAGAATCGTGAAAGAAGCGAAGGCGGCACAGGCCAGGGTGAACGCGGCCCTTGAATAATCCGCCATTGCCGAAATACCGTAAAAAGGTTATGGAACAGTAATCATAAGCTGAAGGGGGTAATTGTATATGTCTATCGCATCAGTATTGCAGGATATGGGAAAATATATCGGGAAAGAAGTATTTGTTTCTGATTGGACTCAGGTGACCCAGGAGCAGATTAATCAATTTGCCGACAGCACAAAAGATCATCAGTGGATTCATGTGGACCCGGAAAAAGCCGCCAAGGGACCTTTCGGTAAAACCATCGCGCATGGTTTTCTGACGCTGTCCCATCTGCCGTTTTTCAGCTATCAGGTGCCGCTGAAATTTGAAGGTTCACAAATGTCGATCAACTACGGTCTGGACAAGGTGCGCTTTCTCAATCCCGTGATTTCCGGATCGAAAATTCGTGACCGGATCGTTCTTTCCGCACTGGAAGAAAAGCCGGGCAACCGATTGCTGGTGACGCAAACGCACACCATCGAGATTGAAGGACAGGAGAAGCCGGCCTGTATTGCAGAAGCGCTGGCCATGATATTTTTCTAAGGCCCGGTTCTGAACCAACCGGATCGATCAGCGGGGTGCAATGAACAACTTCGGGCCGTTCATTGCACCTCTTTTTTTATGTTGTAAAGGTCCTGGAGACCGGCCGGAAAAATCAGCAATGGTGTTAGCTGCGGATGGCCTGGAAGGTGACAATCTTCTGACTGGCGTTTCTGGTGATCCTGCCTTCGCCTTCCAGGTAGCGTAAATGGGCGATGGCTTCACCGGTGGCAAACCATTTCTGGGCGATGGGAAAGTCCTCCCATCGTTCGCAATCAATATCCCAGGTCATGCCTGCGGCAATTTCATAAGCGTTCAGCGATGCGTTTCCCAGGACTTCCAGGACTTCATCGGCGCGCTCACGATGATGAAGTTTCAATGCATCAATTCTGCCTTTCAGATCATTAAAGAAATTTCTGTGTCCGGGTAAAACAAGGACGACCGGCAAATCAGACACTTTGTCCAGACTGGCCATATAATCGGCAAGAGAATTCGTGGTGTAGGCCCATGATTCAATATGCGGTGTGATATCAAAAAGGACATGATCGCCGGAAAAGAAGAGCTTCTTATCTTTTTCGTACAGACAGATATGCCCCTGCGTATGTCCCGGCGTGGCCACGCATTGCAGACGGTA
It includes:
- a CDS encoding enoyl-CoA hydratase; this translates as MSIASVLQDMGKYIGKEVFVSDWTQVTQEQINQFADSTKDHQWIHVDPEKAAKGPFGKTIAHGFLTLSHLPFFSYQVPLKFEGSQMSINYGLDKVRFLNPVISGSKIRDRIVLSALEEKPGNRLLVTQTHTIEIEGQEKPACIAEALAMIFF
- a CDS encoding enoyl-ACP reductase, with amino-acid sequence MKTRLTEMVGIKYPIVLSGMSWISTPKMVAAVSNAGGLGILATGPLSSAQTRESIREIRKLTDKPFGANASLMFPGAAENAKVLLQEKVPVINFALGKGDWIVKEAHKYGGKVFATVVNLKHARRAQDFGTDAVIATGQEAAAHGEDVTSLVLIPHLAENLKIPVIAAGGFADGRGIAAALALGAEGVAMGTRLMTTKESPLHENYKKMTQEKEVYDTLFSKRFDGILCRVMKTDAAKQAIKKGLSWPGAFFNSQEIARQVGVPYFKLFIGVLLSGYSNAKQLAYMANAFKAIKVATEEGDSKTGVLPVGQVQGLIHDQPTVAELFERIVKEAKAAQARVNAALE
- a CDS encoding MBL fold metallo-hydrolase, coding for MIDEIMKGLYRIVVPLPKSPLKELNSYVIKGAERNLIIDTGFNRSVCYEAMQKGVAELGLDLNKTDFMLTHMHADHTGLVLRLASETSKIFFSRIDSLVFDDDKSWQPLIDFAEINGFPADELQKALASHPGFKYSPEKKPVFTLIDDGTVIECGDYRLQCVATPGHTQGHICLYEKDKKLFFSGDHVLFDITPHIESWAYTTNSLADYMASLDKVSDLPVVLVLPGHRNFFNDLKGRIDALKLHHRERADEVLEVLGNASLNAYEIAAGMTWDIDCERWEDFPIAQKWFATGEAIAHLRYLEGEGRITRNASQKIVTFQAIRS